From Nonlabens sp. Ci31, the proteins below share one genomic window:
- a CDS encoding lectin-like domain-containing protein, with the protein MRIKGKINILLAVTLFAMLLSLTVTAQFNPSLLGNAFAQGNNCFTVTPNTLNQSGAIWSPDQIDMNADFVIEFRIFLGTNDANGADGLTFVIKNNPTPLIGNVGGGMGYEGIANSIAVEFDTYQNNVLSDPFFDHIAIVSGGNNFHTSAQNLAGPIVASATSNNIEDGQEHDVRIEWNAATTTMSIFFDCNLRLSYTGDLINQVFAGSNITYFGFTGSTGGLANLQSLCFDYISFATDVGTLDDRAICIGGNVTDVDATINGAVGYLWTPVTGVSNPAIANPVFSPSSTTTYTVDITNGCGNNIQEDFTITVVSTPPTANPVADLAVCDDASNDGIINYDLSTLDASVLGTQDPTLFDVIYYTSQADADTQMNPLPLNFTNTAACTRIYARIESVTSASCYDTTDFELCVSPQPVAHPVATYRLCDDPSNNNSEVFDLVSRNPEILLTQNPADFNIEYFTSPADADLGSVGGATPVSNLYSSAGQIMYARIENNANTDCFDTTSFDIIVDDLPLATAPADLIICDDASNDGTEDIALSQFDTTILNGQTTPTFVVSYHLNQADADADAPGLTSPFTITTGTTTIVARIDNSDNQTCFDTTPINIILNEQPVAHTVAEYRLCDTGNDGVEDFDLSSRDTEVLLTQNPANFNIEYFTSQADADLGSAGGASPLPTSYNSSGETVFVRIETAANATCYNTTSFNLVVDDLPLATAPADLIICDDASNDGTEDIALSQFDTTILNGQTTPTFVVSYHLNQADADADAPGLTSPFNITTGTTTIVARIDNSDNQTCFDTTAINIILNEQALANPVSEYRLCDTGNDGVEDFDLSSRDTEVLLTQNPANFNIEYFTSQADADLGSAGGASPLPTSYNSSGETVFVRIETAANATCYNTTSFNLVVDDLPLATTPADLIICDDASNDGTEDIALSQFDAAVLNGQTTSTFVVSYHLNQADADADAPGLTSPFNITTGTTTIVARIDNTDNQTCYNTTPITIILNEQAVANNVAEYRICDDASNDGVEDFDLSTQDSQVLGTQNAANFTIAYFTSQADADLGSTGGATPLPTIYNSGSATLFVRIQTNANNSCYDTAVIDLFVDPLPLAGTPADIIVCDDPSNDGTEDVDLSQFDSAILDGQTNPSFNVTYHASQADANANASPLSSPYAVTSTTPNLFARIDNADNDSCYTTTTFRFVISPTPTANSVLDMITCDDPGNDGSEVFDLSMANSQVLNGQNSSDFNITFHPSQNDANMNTAALATSYASDSITPETIFVRIEAISNPVCFDTTSFTLTVSEQPTAGTGTDVVGCDDISNDGFEEFDFSTQDAAIYNGQSTTDFNVTYHSNATDADNDVNALSFPYTNTSRTQTIYARIENAAHQDCYDLSTFRIEVFARPVIADQGPYTICAGVAETIDAGPGFSSYLWSTGETTQTIDVASGGDYTVTVTNSDGCDSTATVTVVESDVAVIERIDVGQFEVNTNTLTAIVTGSGDYEFSLDDFVYQDSQRFNNLYPGFYTIYVKDKNGCGTVSMSAVIIGGPPYFTPNQDGYHDTWQVIAVETIPDASIYIFDRHGKLLKQVSATGRGWDGTYNGAPMPSSDYWYLVELADGRSFKGHFALKR; encoded by the coding sequence ATGAGAATAAAAGGTAAAATAAATATACTGCTTGCAGTAACTCTTTTTGCAATGTTGCTTAGCTTAACAGTTACTGCCCAATTTAACCCTAGCTTATTGGGTAATGCCTTTGCTCAAGGAAACAACTGCTTTACGGTTACCCCTAACACACTCAACCAATCTGGTGCGATTTGGTCACCTGATCAAATCGATATGAATGCTGATTTTGTTATTGAGTTCCGAATTTTTTTAGGAACTAACGATGCAAACGGTGCCGACGGACTCACCTTTGTTATTAAAAACAACCCAACGCCTTTAATAGGTAATGTAGGAGGTGGAATGGGGTATGAAGGGATTGCCAATTCTATTGCGGTAGAATTTGATACCTATCAAAACAACGTTTTATCAGATCCATTTTTTGATCATATTGCTATTGTTTCTGGAGGTAATAATTTTCATACTTCAGCACAAAACTTGGCAGGACCTATAGTTGCTTCTGCTACATCTAATAATATAGAAGATGGACAAGAGCATGATGTACGTATAGAATGGAATGCTGCTACGACAACCATGAGTATTTTCTTTGATTGTAATTTACGACTGTCTTATACGGGAGATTTAATCAATCAGGTGTTTGCAGGAAGCAATATTACTTATTTTGGATTTACGGGTTCTACCGGTGGATTAGCAAACCTTCAATCACTTTGTTTTGATTACATTTCTTTTGCAACTGATGTCGGTACTCTTGATGACAGAGCCATCTGTATAGGAGGTAACGTTACTGATGTGGACGCGACTATAAATGGAGCCGTTGGATATCTTTGGACACCGGTTACGGGTGTCAGTAATCCAGCCATTGCAAATCCTGTTTTTTCTCCTTCCTCTACGACTACCTACACAGTAGATATTACAAATGGATGTGGTAATAATATTCAGGAAGATTTTACCATTACCGTAGTCAGTACACCACCTACCGCAAACCCAGTGGCAGACCTTGCTGTTTGTGATGATGCCTCTAACGATGGAATCATCAATTATGACTTATCTACATTAGATGCGAGTGTTTTAGGAACTCAAGACCCTACACTTTTTGATGTGATTTATTATACCTCTCAAGCAGATGCTGATACGCAAATGAATCCGTTGCCATTAAACTTCACGAATACGGCTGCTTGTACACGTATTTATGCCCGTATTGAATCGGTAACCAGTGCTTCTTGTTATGATACAACAGATTTTGAATTATGCGTAAGTCCACAACCAGTAGCTCATCCAGTAGCGACTTATAGGTTATGTGATGATCCCTCTAACAATAATTCTGAAGTCTTTGATCTGGTTTCTAGAAATCCTGAAATTCTCCTCACTCAAAACCCAGCCGATTTCAATATAGAATACTTCACCTCTCCAGCAGATGCTGATTTAGGATCTGTAGGTGGGGCGACTCCTGTAAGCAACCTTTATAGTAGTGCTGGACAAATCATGTATGCACGTATAGAAAATAATGCCAATACCGACTGTTTTGATACCACATCATTTGATATCATTGTAGATGATCTCCCACTAGCAACAGCTCCTGCAGATTTGATTATTTGTGATGATGCTAGTAATGATGGGACCGAAGATATTGCGCTTTCACAATTTGATACGACCATTTTAAACGGACAGACTACTCCTACTTTTGTAGTGTCTTACCATTTGAATCAAGCAGATGCTGATGCTGACGCTCCGGGACTTACGAGTCCTTTCACTATTACGACAGGTACAACGACCATAGTTGCAAGAATAGACAATAGTGATAATCAAACTTGTTTTGATACCACTCCCATCAATATCATTCTCAACGAGCAACCAGTAGCTCATACCGTTGCCGAATACCGTCTATGTGATACAGGTAATGACGGTGTAGAAGACTTTGATCTGAGTAGCCGAGATACAGAAGTCTTACTCACTCAAAACCCAGCAAACTTCAATATCGAATATTTTACTTCACAAGCTGATGCTGATTTGGGAAGTGCTGGAGGAGCAAGTCCGCTGCCAACTTCTTATAACAGTAGTGGCGAAACTGTATTTGTGCGTATCGAAACTGCAGCCAATGCCACTTGTTATAATACCACAAGTTTTAATCTTGTAGTCGATGATTTACCCCTAGCAACAGCCCCAGCAGATTTGATTATTTGTGATGATGCTAGTAATGATGGGACTGAAGATATTGCGCTTTCACAATTTGATACCACTATTTTAAACGGACAGACTACTCCTACTTTTGTAGTGTCTTACCACTTGAATCAAGCAGATGCTGATGCTGACGCTCCGGGACTTACGAGTCCTTTCAATATTACGACAGGTACAACGACCATAGTTGCAAGAATAGACAATAGCGATAATCAAACTTGTTTTGATACCACTGCTATCAATATCATTCTCAACGAGCAAGCATTAGCTAATCCAGTTAGTGAATACCGTCTTTGTGATACAGGTAATGACGGTGTAGAAGACTTTGATCTGAGTAGCAGAGATACAGAAGTCCTGCTCACTCAAAACCCAGCAAACTTCAATATCGAATATTTTACTTCTCAAGCTGATGCCGATTTGGGAAGTGCCGGAGGAGCAAGTCCGCTGCCAACTTCTTATAACAGTAGTGGCGAAACTGTATTTGTGCGTATCGAAACTGCAGCCAATGCCACTTGTTATAATACCACAAGTTTTAATCTTGTAGTCGATGATTTACCCCTAGCAACAACTCCAGCAGATTTGATTATTTGTGATGATGCTAGTAATGACGGGACCGAAGATATTGCGCTTTCACAATTTGACGCTGCTGTATTAAATGGACAAACTACTTCTACTTTTGTAGTGTCTTACCACTTGAATCAAGCAGATGCTGATGCTGACGCTCCGGGACTTACGAGTCCTTTCAATATTACGACAGGTACAACGACCATAGTTGCAAGAATAGACAATACAGATAATCAAACCTGTTACAATACCACTCCTATCACGATCATCCTTAATGAGCAAGCAGTGGCCAACAACGTTGCCGAATACCGTATTTGTGATGATGCTAGTAACGACGGTGTAGAAGATTTTGACCTTAGTACTCAAGACAGTCAAGTTTTAGGAACTCAAAACGCCGCTAACTTTACCATAGCATACTTTACTTCACAAGCAGATGCTGATTTGGGAAGTACTGGTGGAGCAACTCCGTTACCTACTATTTACAATAGTGGTTCTGCGACGCTTTTTGTAAGAATACAGACCAATGCCAATAACAGCTGTTACGACACTGCTGTAATTGATCTATTTGTAGACCCATTACCACTTGCAGGAACTCCAGCAGATATTATTGTGTGTGATGATCCGTCTAATGATGGAACAGAAGATGTGGACTTATCTCAGTTTGATAGTGCGATCCTCGATGGACAGACCAACCCTAGTTTTAATGTGACCTATCACGCCTCTCAAGCAGATGCTAATGCTAATGCAAGTCCATTGTCCAGTCCTTATGCAGTGACCAGCACCACACCTAATCTATTTGCTAGAATAGATAATGCTGATAATGATAGCTGTTACACGACAACTACTTTTAGATTTGTGATCAGTCCTACTCCTACGGCAAATTCAGTATTGGATATGATTACTTGTGATGATCCTGGAAATGATGGCTCTGAGGTATTTGATTTAAGCATGGCAAATAGCCAAGTATTAAATGGACAAAACTCCAGTGATTTCAATATCACCTTCCACCCATCACAAAATGATGCCAACATGAATACTGCTGCGTTAGCTACTTCTTATGCAAGTGACAGCATTACTCCAGAAACTATTTTTGTAAGAATAGAAGCAATCTCAAATCCGGTTTGTTTTGATACGACCAGTTTTACCTTAACCGTAAGTGAACAGCCTACGGCAGGAACTGGAACTGACGTGGTAGGTTGTGATGACATCAGTAACGATGGTTTTGAAGAATTTGACTTCAGTACACAAGATGCTGCGATCTATAACGGTCAAAGTACAACGGACTTCAATGTGACGTATCACAGCAATGCAACAGATGCTGACAATGATGTCAATGCTTTGAGTTTTCCTTATACCAATACTTCTAGAACACAAACTATTTATGCAAGAATAGAGAATGCTGCTCATCAAGATTGTTATGACCTATCTACTTTTAGAATAGAAGTATTTGCACGACCTGTTATTGCTGACCAAGGACCTTATACTATTTGTGCAGGTGTTGCCGAAACAATTGACGCTGGCCCAGGATTCTCTAGCTACCTGTGGTCTACTGGGGAAACAACACAAACTATTGATGTTGCTTCTGGTGGCGATTATACGGTAACGGTAACCAACAGCGATGGTTGTGACAGTACGGCAACAGTAACGGTTGTGGAGTCTGATGTAGCGGTAATTGAACGAATCGATGTAGGACAGTTTGAAGTGAATACCAACACACTAACTGCGATTGTCACTGGAAGTGGTGATTACGAATTCTCATTAGATGACTTCGTGTATCAAGACAGCCAGCGATTTAATAATCTGTATCCAGGATTCTATACCATCTATGTAAAAGATAAAAACGGTTGTGGAACCGTATCTATGAGTGCTGTCATCATAGGCGGACCTCCTTATTTTACTCCTAATCAAGATGGGTATCACGATACCTGGCAAGTCATTGCGGTAGAAACCATTCCTGACGCGAGCATCTATATTTTTGACCGTCACGGTAAATTATTAAAACAAGTAAGCGCTACGGGTCGAGGATGGGACGGAACTTATAATGGAGCTCCTATGCCATCCAGTGATTACTGGTACTTAGTAGAATTAGCTGACGGGCGTAGTTTTAAAGGCCACTTTGCTTTAAAGCGATAA
- a CDS encoding DUF2809 domain-containing protein, whose protein sequence is MRAFPINKKQRSLYILTALLLFILEVLIERYVHDGFIRPYLGDFFVVILLYALLMSVSGLRVVTAAAGTLLFAYAIETAQYLQLISLLGLEENKWARVVIGTSFSWWDLLMYTLGILFVLVVEQLNSKEKNSSF, encoded by the coding sequence ATGCGCGCATTTCCCATAAATAAAAAGCAAAGAAGCCTATATATCTTAACTGCCCTACTCCTGTTTATTCTCGAAGTACTCATTGAACGCTATGTTCACGACGGCTTTATACGCCCCTATTTAGGAGATTTTTTTGTCGTGATACTCTTATATGCGCTATTGATGTCAGTAAGTGGTCTAAGAGTAGTTACCGCAGCTGCTGGTACGTTGCTTTTTGCTTACGCGATAGAAACCGCTCAGTATTTACAATTGATAAGCCTATTGGGTCTGGAAGAAAACAAATGGGCAAGAGTGGTTATAGGGACCAGCTTTTCTTGGTGGGATCTATTGATGTACACTTTGGGAATTTTGTTTGTTTTGGTGGTGGAGCAGCTGAACTCGAAAGAGAAAAATAGTTCATTTTAA
- a CDS encoding DUF1361 domain-containing protein, with product MKSIVIQGFSEFKQVTALTLLSIVLLGLRMKITHHYSMLFLVWNLFLAFIPYVMLVRLRFRESVTTTNLIATFLIWLAFLPNAPYILTDLIHIRHAASNWLVYESLLILSFSITGLFLGFLSLRDMSFLLSEKGWLPHKKWERIFECSILFLCGYGIYLGRALRWNTWDVIQHPQQLFLDMAGLFIHAFSHQDAWLMIGSMSLFLIVTYTLFKNYNARISHK from the coding sequence ATGAAATCAATAGTTATTCAAGGCTTTTCTGAATTTAAGCAAGTAACAGCGCTCACCTTGTTGAGTATAGTACTCCTGGGATTGCGTATGAAAATCACGCATCATTATTCCATGCTCTTCTTAGTTTGGAACTTGTTTCTGGCTTTTATTCCTTATGTGATGTTGGTACGGTTGCGCTTTCGCGAAAGCGTAACCACCACAAACCTCATCGCCACATTCCTTATCTGGCTGGCATTCCTACCTAATGCGCCTTACATACTGACCGATTTGATTCACATCAGACATGCTGCCAGTAATTGGCTGGTTTATGAATCTTTGCTCATCCTCAGTTTTAGTATTACAGGACTATTTCTAGGATTCCTAAGCTTGAGAGATATGAGTTTCCTTTTAAGTGAGAAAGGATGGCTGCCACATAAGAAATGGGAGCGTATTTTTGAATGTAGCATCTTGTTTCTTTGTGGTTACGGTATTTACCTGGGCCGTGCACTGCGATGGAATACTTGGGATGTGATACAACACCCACAGCAATTATTTTTAGACATGGCCGGCCTTTTTATACATGCCTTTTCTCATCAAGATGCGTGGTTGATGATAGGCAGTATGAGTCTATTTCTTATAGTGACCTACACACTTTTTAAAAATTACAATGCGCGCATTTCCCATAAATAA
- a CDS encoding DUF4173 domain-containing protein, with translation MKKTIIITVGGLLFATLFYTQSLGINALLYSTFLMVALAITRKEILLKSSIIFSGTAMLSSAVAISVHGSAWSIAAYFLSTLMYIGYVASCRSSIYVSWLNGFYNAVFGIFHSFFYQLEPPKIGEPKKKIATGQVIKLIGIPSVLVVVFTVLYRSSNPVFQKALTAIDFSFIDMLWIFTAVLGAFIMANIHDPQPIKEVTARDQNYPNQLVPNALNDLQLKSVANESQIGFISILCLNILLCLVLITEILFLTSITDLEARILSDAVHQGVYASIVSIVLALGVIAFIFRGDVNFLKNNQKLRTLTYIWIGLNALLVVSICIKNYIYIQDHGLTHKRIGVMVYLFLTIIGLFTTYLKVTHRLNFVYLLRRNMAVGYVIIAIYALINWSAIITDHNIKADKIDQSYLESLLPQNALVLKEQGLYDLYSQQKSGYRYYSDPYNEAIFINRNWQEFNWIAHQLGLDHEDLPQ, from the coding sequence ATGAAAAAAACAATCATCATCACCGTCGGCGGCCTCCTATTTGCCACCTTATTCTACACACAAAGTTTAGGAATCAATGCCTTGCTTTACAGTACCTTCTTAATGGTCGCACTAGCTATTACTCGCAAAGAAATCTTGTTAAAAAGCAGTATTATCTTCAGTGGCACAGCCATGCTTTCCAGTGCTGTAGCGATCAGCGTGCACGGTTCTGCCTGGAGTATTGCTGCTTATTTTTTAAGCACTTTAATGTATATAGGTTATGTCGCCAGCTGTCGAAGCAGTATCTATGTGAGTTGGCTCAACGGATTTTACAACGCTGTTTTTGGAATATTTCATTCCTTTTTTTATCAACTGGAGCCACCTAAAATAGGTGAACCTAAGAAAAAGATAGCTACAGGTCAAGTCATAAAGTTGATTGGTATACCTTCGGTTTTAGTAGTGGTATTTACTGTTTTATACCGTTCTTCTAATCCTGTTTTCCAAAAAGCATTAACAGCTATAGACTTCTCGTTTATAGATATGCTTTGGATCTTTACAGCTGTTCTAGGAGCGTTTATTATGGCAAATATTCATGATCCGCAACCTATTAAAGAGGTTACTGCTAGGGATCAAAATTACCCGAATCAACTGGTGCCCAATGCGCTTAATGACCTCCAATTAAAAAGTGTTGCTAATGAATCCCAAATAGGTTTTATCTCTATCCTGTGTTTGAATATCTTGCTGTGTCTCGTCTTGATTACAGAAATCCTATTCTTGACCAGTATCACCGATCTAGAAGCCCGTATATTATCTGATGCAGTGCATCAAGGAGTGTATGCATCCATAGTAAGTATCGTTCTTGCTTTGGGAGTTATCGCTTTCATATTTCGCGGAGACGTCAATTTTTTAAAGAACAATCAGAAGTTAAGAACGCTCACCTATATATGGATAGGACTCAATGCCCTGCTCGTTGTTAGTATCTGTATAAAAAACTATATCTATATACAAGATCATGGACTGACCCATAAACGCATAGGTGTGATGGTATATCTTTTTCTCACCATTATAGGACTCTTTACCACCTATCTTAAAGTCACTCACCGACTCAATTTTGTGTATTTATTAAGACGCAATATGGCGGTAGGCTACGTTATCATTGCCATTTATGCACTGATCAACTGGTCAGCAATTATTACCGATCACAATATCAAAGCAGATAAAATAGACCAGTCTTATCTAGAAAGTCTCCTTCCTCAAAATGCATTGGTTCTAAAAGAGCAGGGCTTATATGACCTGTACAGCCAGCAAAAAAGCGGTTATAGGTACTATAGTGACCCGTATAATGAAGCTATTTTTATAAATCGCAACTGGCAAGAATTTAATTGGATCGCTCATCAACTAGGACTGGATCATGAAGACCTTCCTCAATAG
- a CDS encoding winged helix-turn-helix domain-containing protein: MSLINKLNKAFDHRIRLGIMSVLVVNDHADFKELKELLDVTDGNLASHAKALEKEDYIRVEKSFIGRKPNTKYIATDIGKLEFKKHIDALEKLIGGGF; encoded by the coding sequence TTGAGTTTAATAAACAAATTAAATAAAGCATTTGATCACCGCATACGACTGGGCATTATGTCCGTGCTCGTAGTGAACGATCATGCCGACTTTAAAGAACTCAAAGAATTGCTGGATGTGACGGATGGAAATCTCGCCAGTCATGCAAAAGCACTGGAAAAAGAAGATTATATCAGAGTAGAAAAAAGCTTTATAGGTCGCAAACCAAATACAAAATACATAGCGACAGACATCGGTAAACTCGAATTCAAAAAACACATAGACGCACTGGAGAAATTGATAGGTGGAGGATTTTAG
- a CDS encoding S41 family peptidase, whose translation MKNLLCIFLAFSGILATGQGTQLLRQPTIHKGQVVFSYANDLWKASTSGGSAIRLTSDIGYEMTPQFSPDGSLIAFTAEYDGNMDVYVIPSSGGEPKRITFHPGGDFVQGWTPDNKIIFRSDRESKPTQSSHLFTIGLDAHFPVKIDIGRAAFGNISNDGKYLAYTPITSWDSEWRNYRGGQALPIWIVDLKTKELQTTPQLDQERHLTPVWHKELIYYISERDYTSNIWSYNPKSKEEKQVTFHKRFDVKNLDTDQNQIVYEQAGYLHLLDPNSGKTTPLAIDVNADYNYARERWEEVKASDLSHPNISPNGKRVLFEHRGEIFTVPKENGTWRNISNSTAAADRSPIWSPKGDQIAWFSDQSGEYQLMVTDQYGANKKTIAIANPTFYFKPDWSPDGKYLTFTDTNFNAYVLDIATGTSDIVATDNFAHPNRTLNPVWSPDSKWIAYSKQLKSHFKAIFAYHIDTKETIQITDPLADSIDPVWDESGDYLYTLTSTDYGLSSGWLDMSSMDKTLNRSLYAVVLSKNGKAPHLPETDEEKLEKETDEKKDKKKAAQKEEDTVVTVRIDKEGIYQRVIPMDLPARNYVSMTKGPAGFVFIAESIPNESGFKVYKYDVKEQKAKEFATAVNGMISSYNGDHILIYKSGSWSLNDTKADAAGKETLKTSMQVKVNPQEEYAQIFKEGWRYMRDFLYVDNTHGAPWDQVYEWYAPWIKDVRHRVDLNYVVDIMSGEIAIGHSYVSGGDLPDANDVPVGLLGADLELHKGMYRIKKIYTGETWNPNVTGPLSMPGLDVQEGDYIHAINGAALSENVNPFQLLEQTANRSISLQVSPNGKEKDAKTVIIKPTRSERGLRTVEWIEANRRKVDELSNGQLAYVYVPNTGEGGFTSFNRYYFSQQDKKGVIIDERNNGGGSAADYMIDIMNREPMGYFNSKANDNQPWTTPMAGIFGPKVMLINERAGSGGDLLPYMFKQQNIGPIVGTRTWGGLVGTWDTPAFVDGGRMVAPRGGFFDLDGNWAVEGEGVAPDIEVVQDPKNVSSGIDPQLEKAVQEALRLLPTQEFKEKPEPAPPVRWKKATGWDKQ comes from the coding sequence ATGAAAAATTTACTCTGCATTTTTCTTGCCTTTTCTGGAATTCTTGCCACAGGTCAAGGAACACAGCTTTTAAGACAACCCACTATCCATAAGGGTCAAGTTGTTTTTTCTTATGCAAATGATCTTTGGAAAGCCAGTACCTCTGGAGGTAGTGCCATACGGCTTACAAGCGATATAGGCTACGAGATGACACCTCAATTTTCTCCAGATGGAAGCTTGATCGCTTTTACCGCAGAGTACGATGGAAATATGGATGTTTATGTCATTCCATCTTCTGGCGGTGAACCTAAGCGAATTACGTTTCATCCGGGTGGAGATTTTGTCCAAGGATGGACTCCTGATAACAAAATCATTTTCAGATCTGATCGGGAATCAAAACCTACACAATCCAGTCATTTATTTACCATAGGTCTTGACGCGCATTTTCCTGTAAAAATAGATATAGGTAGGGCTGCTTTTGGGAATATATCAAATGATGGGAAATACCTGGCTTATACTCCTATCACCTCATGGGATTCCGAGTGGCGCAACTACCGCGGTGGGCAGGCGCTTCCGATTTGGATCGTAGATTTGAAAACTAAAGAATTACAAACCACCCCTCAATTAGATCAAGAACGTCACCTGACCCCGGTATGGCACAAGGAGCTGATTTATTACATTTCTGAGCGCGATTACACGAGCAATATCTGGTCTTACAACCCCAAGTCCAAAGAAGAAAAACAAGTTACTTTTCACAAAAGGTTTGACGTGAAAAACTTAGATACAGACCAGAATCAGATCGTATATGAACAAGCTGGTTATTTACATCTTTTGGATCCGAATTCAGGAAAGACAACTCCACTTGCCATTGATGTAAATGCCGATTACAACTATGCTAGAGAGCGATGGGAAGAAGTAAAAGCGTCCGATTTAAGCCATCCTAATATTTCGCCTAATGGAAAACGTGTTCTTTTTGAACACAGAGGAGAAATTTTTACGGTACCTAAAGAAAACGGTACCTGGCGTAATATCTCCAACTCTACAGCAGCCGCTGACCGCAGCCCCATCTGGTCGCCTAAAGGAGATCAAATAGCATGGTTCTCTGATCAAAGTGGGGAATACCAATTAATGGTTACCGATCAATATGGCGCTAATAAAAAAACAATCGCCATAGCAAACCCTACGTTTTACTTTAAACCAGACTGGTCACCAGACGGAAAGTATCTTACGTTTACAGATACTAACTTTAATGCCTATGTACTCGATATTGCTACTGGAACATCTGACATAGTAGCTACAGATAATTTTGCACATCCTAACAGAACTTTAAACCCGGTATGGTCACCAGACAGTAAATGGATCGCTTATAGCAAACAATTAAAAAGTCACTTCAAAGCCATTTTTGCCTACCACATAGACACCAAAGAAACCATTCAAATCACAGACCCACTGGCAGATTCTATCGACCCTGTATGGGATGAGTCTGGAGACTATCTATACACATTGACAAGCACCGATTACGGTCTTTCTTCTGGATGGTTAGACATGAGTTCTATGGATAAAACATTGAACAGATCGCTATATGCCGTAGTACTGTCTAAAAATGGTAAAGCACCTCACCTACCAGAAACAGATGAAGAAAAATTAGAGAAAGAAACGGACGAGAAAAAGGATAAAAAGAAAGCTGCTCAAAAAGAAGAAGATACGGTTGTAACTGTTAGGATCGATAAAGAAGGGATCTACCAACGCGTCATTCCAATGGACCTCCCTGCTAGAAATTATGTCAGCATGACTAAAGGTCCCGCTGGATTTGTTTTTATTGCAGAAAGTATTCCTAATGAAAGCGGATTCAAAGTTTATAAATACGATGTAAAAGAACAAAAAGCAAAAGAATTTGCCACTGCTGTTAACGGCATGATTTCCTCCTATAACGGTGACCATATTCTAATTTATAAATCTGGCAGCTGGAGTTTGAACGATACCAAAGCAGACGCCGCAGGAAAAGAAACCCTTAAAACTTCCATGCAAGTAAAGGTAAATCCGCAGGAAGAGTATGCCCAAATCTTTAAAGAAGGATGGCGTTATATGAGAGACTTTCTTTATGTAGATAATACTCATGGAGCTCCATGGGATCAAGTTTATGAATGGTATGCACCGTGGATCAAAGACGTGCGTCATCGTGTAGATCTCAATTATGTTGTAGACATTATGAGCGGTGAAATCGCCATAGGACATTCCTATGTTTCTGGTGGAGATCTACCAGATGCAAATGATGTTCCTGTAGGCTTATTAGGAGCAGATCTGGAACTGCATAAAGGAATGTATAGAATTAAGAAAATATATACAGGCGAGACCTGGAATCCTAATGTAACTGGTCCACTTTCTATGCCTGGACTTGATGTTCAAGAAGGAGATTATATACATGCTATTAATGGTGCCGCTTTAAGCGAAAACGTAAATCCGTTCCAACTTCTAGAACAAACAGCAAATCGCAGCATAAGTCTTCAAGTGAGTCCTAATGGTAAAGAAAAGGATGCCAAAACGGTGATCATAAAACCTACAAGAAGTGAACGAGGCTTAAGAACGGTAGAATGGATAGAAGCTAACAGACGTAAAGTGGATGAATTATCAAACGGTCAACTGGCTTATGTCTATGTACCCAACACAGGTGAAGGTGGGTTTACTTCCTTTAACAGGTATTATTTTTCTCAACAAGATAAGAAAGGAGTGATTATAGATGAGCGCAATAATGGTGGTGGCTCTGCAGCAGACTACATGATCGATATTATGAATCGCGAGCCCATGGGATATTTTAATAGCAAGGCAAATGACAACCAACCTTGGACCACTCCTATGGCAGGAATATTTGGCCCTAAAGTGATGCTTATTAATGAAAGAGCTGGATCTGGTGGTGATTTACTTCCTTATATGTTCAAGCAACAAAATATAGGACCCATCGTAGGAACTAGAACTTGGGGCGGACTTGTAGGAACTTGGGATACACCGGCATTTGTAGATGGCGGAAGAATGGTGGCACCCCGAGGTGGTTTCTTTGATCTAGACGGAAACTGGGCGGTAGAAGGAGAAGGTGTAGCACCTGATATTGAAGTAGTTCAAGATCCTAAAAATGTCTCTTCAGGAATAGATCCACAATTAGAAAAAGCAGTTCAAGAAGCCTTAAGACTATTACCTACACAAGAATTTAAAGAAAAGCCTGAACCTGCGCCGCCAGTGCGTTGGAAAAAAGCAACCGGTTGGGATAAGCAGTAA